gttgcttcaaaaaaaaaaaagaaaaaaaaaactctgctgctgctgcatatcAGTAGATCAAGAGAAATCTTGTAAAACTTCAACAAAGATAAAGATATAGACATGAGAGGTGTTGGAGGACCATTACTATGCATTGGAGATCTACTCAGTGATGTAACTGAAGCTTCGGAAATTGGGGATCACAATGAAACCTGTTCTTCTTCCTTATCACCCACGCCCTCACTTCCTACAGATTCTCTTCTCCCCCCATCAAAACTACCCCAATTGTTTCAGGTGATTGAATTTTTAAACCCCTTTCTTTATTTCAATTTTCTTCGTCATTTTCTGGTCAAACCCTAAAActtgattttgatttctttgtCTCATAAATCTGTATACATTTGAATCTCTGTTGTTTGGTTTGCATACCAGGAAAACTATAGCCAGTTGAGTGAAGCATTGGATGGGACTGATCACTCATGGACAGCATTGACTCTTAAGGTGGTGCAAAATCTCGGCTCAAATTATATTTGTATTTGAATTTGGTTGGGAAGAACAATCTCGTATCTGTATGTAGAAATCTCTGTTGTGTTCGTCGTATATTGGAGTAAGATGTAAATGCCCTTTACTCACCAGAGTATCCGATTTTCCTTCTAGCCTGATATTTATCCCGGAATTGACATTTGCATTAGTAATTCCTGACCGACACTGAACAAAGTTGTTTAAAGTAAGTTAGGTTACAGTACTCTATGAAGTTGGCTCATTGCAATGACTCATGTAATGCTTTTGTGCCATTATGTCAGTTATGTTCTGCGCTGGAGACTGCTGATAAGTTAGTGCAATCAAACAACTCTAACGTCAGATTTCTGTCGGAGAAAGTTGAAGTTCTTGAGAGTATTGTGAAGAGAGGAGATTCTGCAGTTAAGTCAGCTAAATTCATACATGATAAACATAGCAATGAAAGTTCTTCCGTCGGGAATTAGATACAAGTATGATTTCGGTCTTAAGAAATGATGAATATCCTACCTTATTTGAAGCACAATTTTTGGCTGTGTGGTTGATTCTTTGTGCCGATAAAAGACAAACACTGAAGAAAGATCTGCAAATGCGGGATAGCTTTAAGTggtaagttgttttttttttccttatttcgCTTGATTATACGACCAGGAAAACTTATGCTTAGAACAGTTTGTATTTCTCTTGAATACTCCTTAACATCAAACAGAGTATGAACATATCTGTAGTTTGTGATTGTGTATTCACTTGTTTTTACAAGGGAATATCTTT
This DNA window, taken from Papaver somniferum cultivar HN1 chromosome 3, ASM357369v1, whole genome shotgun sequence, encodes the following:
- the LOC113361272 gene encoding uncharacterized protein LOC113361272; this encodes MRGVGGPLLCIGDLLSDVTEASEIGDHNETCSSSLSPTPSLPTDSLLPPSKLPQLFQENYSQLSEALDGTDHSWTALTLKLCSALETADKLVQSNNSNVRFLSEKVEVLESIVKRGDSAVKSAKFIHDKHSNESSSVGN